A portion of the Elephas maximus indicus isolate mEleMax1 chromosome 13, mEleMax1 primary haplotype, whole genome shotgun sequence genome contains these proteins:
- the CLN6 gene encoding ceroid-lipofuscinosis neuronal protein 6 isoform X1, which yields MEAAARRRQHPGAAGGPGTQPGASSLQARHGSVKADEAARTAPFHLDLWFYFTLQNWVLDFGRPIAMLVFPLEWFPLNKPSVGDYFHMAYNIITPFLLLKLIERSPRTLPRSMIYISIITFIMGASIHLVGDSVNHRLLFSGYQHHLSVRENPIIKNLKPETLIDSFELLYYYDEYLGHSMWYVPFFLILFMYFSGCFTPTKAESSVPGTALLLVVPSGLYYWYLVTEGQIFILFIFTFFAMLALVLHQKRKRLFLDSNGLFLFYSFALTLLLVALWVAWLWNDPVLRKKYPGVIYVPEPWAFYTLHVSNQH from the exons ATGGAGGCAGCGGCGCGGAGGCGGCAGCACCCGGGAGCGGCGGGAGGCCCGGGCACGCAGCCGGGCGCCTCTTCACTGCAGGCCAG GCACGGCTCTGTGAAGGCTGATGAGGCTGCCCGCACGGCTCCCTTCCACCTTGACCTCTGGTTCTACTTCACCCTGCAGAACTGGGTTCTGGACTTTGGCCGCCCCATTGCCATG CTGGTGTTCCCTCTGGAATGGTTTCCGCTCAACAAGCCCAGCGTGGGGGACTACTTCCACATGGCCTACAACATCATCACACCTTTTCTTCTTCTCAAG CTCATCGAGCGGTCCCCCCGGACCCTGCCCCGCTCCATGATCTACATCAGCATCATCACCTTCATCATGGGCGCCAGCATCCACCTGGTGGGTGACTCCGTGAACCACCGCCTGCTCTTCAGTGGTTACCAGCACCACCTGTCTGTACGCGAGAACCCCATCATCAAGAATCTCAAACCAGAGACGCTG ATTGACTCCTTTGAGCTGCTCTACTATTATGACGAGTACCTGGGCCACTCCATGTG GTACGTCCCCTTCTTCCTCATCCTCTTCATGTACTTCAGTGGCTGCTTCACGCCCACCAAAGCCGAGAGCTCCGTGCCGGGGACAGCCCTGCTCCTGGTGGTGCCCAGTGGCCTGTACTACTG GTACCTGGTCACCGAGGGCCAGATCTTTATCCTCTTCATCTTCACCTTCTTCGCCATGCTGGCCCTCGTCCTGCATCAGAAGCGCAAGCGGCTCTTCCTGGACAGCAACGGCCTCTTCCTCTTCTACTCCTTTGCCCTCACCCTCCTGCTTGTGGCGCTCTGGGTCGCCTGGCTGTGGAACGACCCCGTGCTCAGGAAGAAGTATCCGGGCGTCATCTACGTCCCTGAGCCCTGGGCCTTCTACACCCTCCATGTCAGCAACCAGCACTGA
- the CLN6 gene encoding ceroid-lipofuscinosis neuronal protein 6 isoform X2, protein MEAAARRRQHPGAAGGPGTQPGASSLQARHGSVKADEAARTAPFHLDLWFYFTLQNWVLDFGRPIAMLVFPLEWFPLNKPSVGDYFHMAYNIITPFLLLKLIERSPRTLPRSMIYISIITFIMGASIHLVGDSVNHRLLFSGYQHHLSVRENPIIKNLKPETLVRPLLPHPLHVLQWLLHAHQSRELRAGDSPAPGGAQWPVLLVPGHRGPDLYPLHLHLLRHAGPRPASEAQAALPGQQRPLPLLLLCPHPPACGALGRLAVERPRAQEEVSGRHLRP, encoded by the exons ATGGAGGCAGCGGCGCGGAGGCGGCAGCACCCGGGAGCGGCGGGAGGCCCGGGCACGCAGCCGGGCGCCTCTTCACTGCAGGCCAG GCACGGCTCTGTGAAGGCTGATGAGGCTGCCCGCACGGCTCCCTTCCACCTTGACCTCTGGTTCTACTTCACCCTGCAGAACTGGGTTCTGGACTTTGGCCGCCCCATTGCCATG CTGGTGTTCCCTCTGGAATGGTTTCCGCTCAACAAGCCCAGCGTGGGGGACTACTTCCACATGGCCTACAACATCATCACACCTTTTCTTCTTCTCAAG CTCATCGAGCGGTCCCCCCGGACCCTGCCCCGCTCCATGATCTACATCAGCATCATCACCTTCATCATGGGCGCCAGCATCCACCTGGTGGGTGACTCCGTGAACCACCGCCTGCTCTTCAGTGGTTACCAGCACCACCTGTCTGTACGCGAGAACCCCATCATCAAGAATCTCAAACCAGAGACGCTG GTACGTCCCCTTCTTCCTCATCCTCTTCATGTACTTCAGTGGCTGCTTCACGCCCACCAAAGCCGAGAGCTCCGTGCCGGGGACAGCCCTGCTCCTGGTGGTGCCCAGTGGCCTGTACTACTG GTACCTGGTCACCGAGGGCCAGATCTTTATCCTCTTCATCTTCACCTTCTTCGCCATGCTGGCCCTCGTCCTGCATCAGAAGCGCAAGCGGCTCTTCCTGGACAGCAACGGCCTCTTCCTCTTCTACTCCTTTGCCCTCACCCTCCTGCTTGTGGCGCTCTGGGTCGCCTGGCTGTGGAACGACCCCGTGCTCAGGAAGAAGTATCCGGGCGTCATCTACGTCCCTGA
- the CALML4 gene encoding calmodulin-like protein 4 isoform X3: MHVQMKQEDPKKEILLAMLMADKEKKGYIMASELRSKLMKLGEKLTHKEVDELFREANIEPNGKVKYDEFIHKITLPPRDY; encoded by the exons ATGCACGTGCAAATGAAACAAGAAGACCCAAAGAAAGAAATTCTCCTGGCCATGTTGATGGCAGACAAGGAGAAGAAAGGCTACATCATGGCATCTGAGCTGCGGTCAAAGCTCATGAAACTGGGGGAGAAGCTCACCCACAAGGAAG TGGATGAACTTTTCAGGGAAGCAAACATTGAACCAAATGGCAAAGTGAAGTACGATGAGTTCATCCACAAGATTACCCTTCCCCCGAGGGACTACTGA
- the CALML4 gene encoding calmodulin-like protein 4 isoform X2 yields MCPSLTLGWYRYHQEQRGKIKATDLMVVMRCLGASPTPGEVQRHLQTHQIDRNGELDFSTFLTIMHVQMKQEDPKKEILLAMLMADKEKKGYIMASELRSKLMKLGEKLTHKEVDELFREANIEPNGKVKYDEFIHKITLPPRDY; encoded by the exons ATGTGTCCCAGCCTGACCCTGGGCTGGTACAGGTACCACCAG GAGCAGAGGGGGAAGATAAAAGCCACTGACCTGATGGTGGTGATGAGGTGCCTGGGGGCCAGCCCCACACCGGGGGAAGTGCAGCGGCACCTCCAGACTCACCAAATAG ACAGAAATGGAGAGCTGGATTTCTCTACCTTCCTGACCATTATGCACGTGCAAATGAAACAAGAAGACCCAAAGAAAGAAATTCTCCTGGCCATGTTGATGGCAGACAAGGAGAAGAAAGGCTACATCATGGCATCTGAGCTGCGGTCAAAGCTCATGAAACTGGGGGAGAAGCTCACCCACAAGGAAG TGGATGAACTTTTCAGGGAAGCAAACATTGAACCAAATGGCAAAGTGAAGTACGATGAGTTCATCCACAAGATTACCCTTCCCCCGAGGGACTACTGA
- the CALML4 gene encoding calmodulin-like protein 4 isoform X1 — translation MAKFLSQDQINEYKECFSLYDKEQRGKIKATDLMVVMRCLGASPTPGEVQRHLQTHQIDRNGELDFSTFLTIMHVQMKQEDPKKEILLAMLMADKEKKGYIMASELRSKLMKLGEKLTHKEVDELFREANIEPNGKVKYDEFIHKITLPPRDY, via the exons ATG GCCAAGTTTCTTTCCCAGGACCAGATTAATG AGTACAAGGAGTGCTTCTCCCTGTATGACAAGGAGCAGAGGGGGAAGATAAAAGCCACTGACCTGATGGTGGTGATGAGGTGCCTGGGGGCCAGCCCCACACCGGGGGAAGTGCAGCGGCACCTCCAGACTCACCAAATAG ACAGAAATGGAGAGCTGGATTTCTCTACCTTCCTGACCATTATGCACGTGCAAATGAAACAAGAAGACCCAAAGAAAGAAATTCTCCTGGCCATGTTGATGGCAGACAAGGAGAAGAAAGGCTACATCATGGCATCTGAGCTGCGGTCAAAGCTCATGAAACTGGGGGAGAAGCTCACCCACAAGGAAG TGGATGAACTTTTCAGGGAAGCAAACATTGAACCAAATGGCAAAGTGAAGTACGATGAGTTCATCCACAAGATTACCCTTCCCCCGAGGGACTACTGA